One Urechidicola croceus genomic window, ATTTATCAAATAACTCGTCAATATTTCCGAAGAAGAAACCTTTTTGATGAGGGTTTTCACCATATCTTAAAGTTTTAGATTGGTCAAAACTTTGTCTAAAAACAGTTTCGTCAGCATTTAAATAATTGAAAATTGCGCTATCGTAGTGGCTAGATACTCCAAAAGATTTTGCTGCAAAAACTTTACGTTGCTCAATTGTTGTGGTACCATTATTTTGAGAAATTACATTTAAAAAGTCATCGTATTGCTCCATAGAAGAAACACAGATTACATCTTTATAGTTTTTTGCTGCTGCTCGAATCAAAGAGATACCACCAATATCAATTTTTTCAATAATATCTTGTTCTGATGCTCCGCTAGCAACTGTTTTTTCAAATGGATATAAATCAACAATGACAATATCAATCTCAGGAATATTATATTCATTAATTTGCTCAACATCTGAAGTGTTTCCTCGTCGAGTTAATATTCCGCCAAAAACTTTAGGGTGTAATGTTTTTACACGTCCTCCTAAAATAGATGGATATGAAGTTAAATCTTCAACAGGAATTACATTAATTCCTAATTCTTTAATAAATTTTTCAGTGCCTCCAGTAGAGTAAATAGTAATATTTAACTCGTTTAATTTTTCTACAATTGGTGCAAGACCGTCTTTGTGAAATACTGAAATAAGTGCAGATTTTGCGGTTTTAGATGTGCTCATTATTAGTGCTGTGGTTTTTCCACAAAACTACTAAAACTCGTTACGTTTTACAACACTAATTGAAACGTATTTCTTATTTATTTTTTAACCATTTTATAAAAATCTTCCAATTGGTCATTGTAATTTTGGATTTTCTTTTCTTTTTTTTTGAAAATGGAAGAAATAGGTTTCAATAAATTGAATACAGTTGTTTTTTTTGCTGGATGATTTGGGGTCTTAGCAAGCATTTTAATAGGTTGTTTGGTTGTATGCAATATACAAAAAAAAATATTAAAATCTTATTTTTAAATAAAATCGCTAACTTCTTGACATACAAACTCTAAAAGTCTTTCATCATTTTCGGTAAATGGGTTGGCAGTATGTGAATCTATGTCAATTTGACCAATGTTTTCATCATTTTTAAATATTGGAATCACAATTTCTGATTTAACTTTCCAACCACATGAGATATAATTATCTTGTTCTTTTACATCTTGAACAACAAAATTTTTATTGCTTACAGCAACTTGTCCACAAATTCCCTTTCCAAAAGGAATAATTGTATGTTCAGTTTCTTCACCTGAATATTGAGCTAATTTTAATTCTTCTTTATTCCCATTTTTAAAGTAAAATCCGACCCAGTCATAGTAGTCAATTTCCTGTTTTAAAAAATCACAAATTGCTTGTAATGTTGATTCTTTAGAGTCAGATTTATTAATTATTTCTACAATATTATTTTTTAAGAAGTCGATTTTCATTTCTTTGATTAAATTTGATGCAAAATTAAATACTTTCAATTGAAAAAAAACAAAGTTGTCATACTATTTTTGGTTAAGTTTTTCTTGGTTTATTTTTCTTTAACGTTTTTATATACTTTGTATTTAGAACGAACACAAGATACTGGAGCAATATTTTCTTGTGCTCCAATAACTAAAGTTGTAACTCAACATTCTGAAAATGTAGCAGAGTTGTTTGGATATGATATTTATACTGAGCAAAATTTTGATGAACTTTCGATGAAGTTTTTAGTCAATGGTAGTTATGTTGCTCGGATTGTTGAAGGATGTTCAAGTATAAGTATTATGATTTTATTTTTAGCGTTTATTATTGCGTTTTCAGGAAGTTTTAAGGCGACAATAATTTATGGGTTAATGGGAGTAGTATTAATTTATATTACAAATATTTTGCGAATTGTGATACTTGCAATAGGAATTTATCATTACCCTAAGTATCAAGATGTTTTACATAGTTTAGTTTTTCCAGCTTTAATTTATGGAATGGTGTTCCTCCTTTGGGTAATTTGGGTTCGAAAATATGCAACAATAAATAAAAAAGCAGAATGAAAAAACGCTATAGAATAGTACTAATTATTTTATTATTTGTTCTATTAGTTACATTGAGAGCAGTTTCAAGTAAAGTATTTTATGATCCGTTTATTGAGTTTTTTAAATTAGATTATTTAACTGCAAATTTTCCTGATTTTAATAGTTTAAGTCTCTTCGTTCATTTAGTTTTTAGGTATGTGTTA contains:
- a CDS encoding GAF domain-containing protein; translation: MKIDFLKNNIVEIINKSDSKESTLQAICDFLKQEIDYYDWVGFYFKNGNKEELKLAQYSGEETEHTIIPFGKGICGQVAVSNKNFVVQDVKEQDNYISCGWKVKSEIVIPIFKNDENIGQIDIDSHTANPFTENDERLLEFVCQEVSDFI
- the xrtF gene encoding exosortase family protein XrtF, translated to MKKNKVVILFLVKFFLVYFSLTFLYTLYLERTQDTGAIFSCAPITKVVTQHSENVAELFGYDIYTEQNFDELSMKFLVNGSYVARIVEGCSSISIMILFLAFIIAFSGSFKATIIYGLMGVVLIYITNILRIVILAIGIYHYPKYQDVLHSLVFPALIYGMVFLLWVIWVRKYATINKKAE